A single Ctenopharyngodon idella isolate HZGC_01 chromosome 22, HZGC01, whole genome shotgun sequence DNA region contains:
- the lmbr1l gene encoding limb region 1 homolog-like protein isoform X2: MQWLNGSLIRGLWNLVFLFSNLSLVFLMPFAYFFTESEGFAGSKKGVMARVYETAVMLLLLSLLVLGIVWVASALLHHNTARESLYDLWEYYLPYLYSGISLFGVLLLLLCTPFGLSRMFSVTGSLLVKPRLLENLEETMNCTVFEEASLSRKLKSNNTCWISANIQAINKELLSVKSKRIALELRKRVSPWQRNLGYPVAMLMLLALTAVCVLMVCFHVLELLFDESAMPRGMEDPNLGLASFSMFGSLGAAVQVVIILYLMVSSVVGFYSSPLFTGLLPRAQDTTLTQIIGNCVSLLILSSALPVFSRTLGITRFDLLGDFGRYNWLGSFHIVFLYNMLFAGLTSACLINTVTWALQRELIRALGLHRLPLTVSRSTIPLKLLLANGLSKIH; this comes from the exons ATGCAGTGGCTCAATGGCTCGCTCATCCGCG GCTTGTGGAACCTAGTCTTCTTATTCTCAAACCTCTCTCTTGTCTTCCTAATGCCGTTCGCCTACTTTTTTACTGAATCAGAAGGATTTGCTGGGTCCAAAAAG GGCGTTATGGCGCGGGTGTATGAGACGGCAGTGATGCTGCTCCTCCTCAGTCTGTTGGTGCTGGGCATCGTGTGGGTGGCATCAGCTCTTCTCCATCACAACACCGCCCGTGAGAGTCTTTACG ACCTCTGGGAATATTACCTGCCCTATCTCTATTCTGGAATCTCACTCTTTGGCGTTCTGCTGCTTTTGT TGTGCACACCCTTTGGGCTTTCACGCATGTTTAGCGTCACTGGGAGCTTATTGGTCAAACCTCGG ttgttggAGAACTTGGAAGAAACAATGAACTGCACAGTGTTTGAAGAGGCCTCTCTGTCCAGGAAGTTGAAAA GTAACAACACCTGTTGGATCAGTGCAAACATACAGGCCATCAACAAGGAGCTTCTGAGTGTGAAGTCCAAACGCATTGCTTTAG AGTTGCGGAAGAGAGTATCTCCATGGCAGCGCAACCTGGGATACCCAGTGGCCATGCTGATGCTTTTAGCTTTGACT GCGGTGTGTGTGCTGATGGTCTGTTTCCACGTGCTGGAACTGCTCTTCGATGAATCTGCCATGCCTAGAGGGATGGAG GACCCAAACTTGGGGCTTGCCTCGTTCTCAATGTTCGGCTCTCTGGGAGCTGCGGTGCAGGTGGTCATCATCCTGTATCTCATGGTCTCCTCGGTCGTCGGCTTCTACAGCTCTCCGCTCTTCACCGGTTTGCTGCCACGTGCGCAGGACACCACCCTCACGCAG ATTATAGGGAACTGTGTTTCTCTTTTAATACTCAGTTCAGCCCTGCCTGTTTTCTCTCGCACATTGG GAATTACAAGGTTTGATCTGCTTGGAGACTTTGGACGGTATAACTGGCTCGGAAGTTTCCATATTGTTTTCCTGTACAATATGCTTTTTGCTGGACTCACATCCGCCTGCCTCATCAACACAGTCACATGGGCCTTGCAAAGAGAACTTATCCGTGCCCTTG